A region of Lycium barbarum isolate Lr01 chromosome 3, ASM1917538v2, whole genome shotgun sequence DNA encodes the following proteins:
- the LOC132632357 gene encoding probable arabinose 5-phosphate isomerase, with product MGSLPPPYLDFSKQDSSIDPDQLLKLFKSQQNYLNHFFQNLDHSQTLTFTQTLLNAKGTIYFTGVGKSGFVAQKISQTLVSLGIKSGFLSPVDALHGDIGILDPQDILVMFSKSGNTEELLKLVPCAKAKRVFLISVTSVKPNSLMGLCDLNVHLPLERELCPFDLAPVTSTAIQMVFGDTVAIALMGARNLSKEEYAANHPAGRIGKSLIFKVRDVMKKKEELPICKEGDLIMDQLVELTSKGCGCLLVIDEEFHLLGTFTDGDLRRTLKASGEGIFKLTVGEMCNRQPRTICPDAMAADAMQKMESPPSPVQFLPVIDQDNVLIGIVTLHGLVSAGL from the exons ATGGGGTCTCTTCCACCACCATATTTGGATTTCTCAAAGCAAGATTCATCAATTGACCCAGATCAACTTCTTAAACTCTTCAAATCCCAACAAAATTACCTCAATCATTTCTTTCAAAATCTTGATCATTCCCAAACTCTAACTTTCACCCAAACACTCCTTAATGCCAAAGGTACAATTTACTTTACAGGTGTTGGTAAATCTGGATTTGTAGCCCAGAAAATCTCACAGACACTTGTTTCTTTGGGTATCAAATCTGGGTTTTTATCTCCTGTTGATGCATTACATGGAGACATTGGCATTTTAGATCCTCAAGATATATTGGTTATGTTTAGCAAAAGTGGGAATACAGAAGAATTGTTAAAGCTTGTACCTTGTGCAAAGGCAAAAAGGGTGTTCTTGATTTCTGTTACTTCTGTAAAGCCTAATTCTTTGATGGGTTTGTGTGATCTGAATGTGCATTTGCCTTTAGAGAGAGAGTTATGTCCGTTTGATTTGGCACCTGTGACATCTACAGCTATTCAAATGGTGTTTGGTGATACGGTGGCGATTGCTTTAATGGGGGCGAGGAATTTGAGCAAGGAAGAGTATGCTGCTAATCATCCTGCTGGGAGGATCGGGAAAAGCTTGATCTTTAAG GTGAGAGATGtgatgaagaagaaagaagaacttCCAATTTGCAAGGAAGGAGATCTTATTATGGATCAACTAGTAGAGCTGACAAGCAAAGGATGCGGGTGCCTCCTTGTTATTGATGAGGAGTTTCATCTGCTAGGCACATTCACCGATGGTGATTTACGTCGGACATTGAAAGCCAGCGGCGAAGGAATCTTCAAGCTTACAGTTGGAGAAATGTGTAACAG GCAACCAAGGACAATTTGTCCAGATGCTATGGCAGCTGATGCAATGCAGAAGATGGAATCTCCACCATCTCCAGTCCAGTTCTTGCCAGTTATTGATCAAGATAATGTCTTGATTGGTATTGTTACGCTACATGGACTGGTCTCAGCAGGCTTGTGA
- the LOC132632358 gene encoding uncharacterized protein LOC132632358, whose amino-acid sequence MNAQLNSIQENAAGSDSDSNPDDSPEYYQPISSTPDDDQNSDDDEECHESSNFHRLPNGYANCVENGIPSLDLSDVDDEVEEEEEEIIAASDTAVRRAFREDESRRNSPLTEENATRVMEAMRRVSFGGVAPDWTSQLPEDQWIDHLRRLRTPPPTTASTN is encoded by the exons ATGAACGCTCAGTTGAATTCCATCCAAG AGAACGCCGCCGGAAGTGATTCCGACTCAAACCCCGACGATTCGCCTGAATATTACCAGCCTATCTCTTCCACCCCCGATGACGATCAGAACTCCGATGATGATGAAGAGTGCCACGAATCTAGTAATTTTCATCGCCTCCCTAATGGCTATGCGAATTGCGTAGAGAACGGTATACCATCACTGGATCTAAGTGACGTGGATGATGAGGttgaagaagaggaggaagagatAATAGCGGCGTCTGATACTGCTGTACGGAGAGCGTTTAGAGAGGATGAGAGCCGTCGTAACAGTCCATTGACGGAGGAGAATGCAACGAGAGTAATGGAAGCGATGCGTAGGGTTTCTTTTGGCGGAGTGGCTCCTGATTGGACTTCCCAACTTCCTGAGGATCAGTGGATTGATCATTTGCGAAGATTGAGAACACCGCCACCTACTACTGCCTCCACGAATTGA